A window from Primulina huaijiensis isolate GDHJ02 chromosome 11, ASM1229523v2, whole genome shotgun sequence encodes these proteins:
- the LOC140988787 gene encoding exocyst complex component EXO70C1-like, protein MEKLSLGEHNNFSKTCQIPTTLRSSSVNDASFRKIYSRKYSIGEDVESSSPDDLFGDIDRFTNLLLEIDDKSSGPPETPDFVETLSKMIESKLEGDDAKRKVLGEEMSEDDMFFMEAVAHISKLTNALSHFPPYATLNRTSMVLQRAMTFLEEEFRALLEDSTNWLDQNHNIYKALSNQEEHSDRCMLPREPDSVESDDYLAYSPQVMTKMNKIATTMVSAGYETECCQVYSICRRNAIRQQMERLEFEKININNVVKMPWESLEGEISRWIRVVNFYSRVIFPSEKKLGELVFSEHPQFWQSHFSNLARSVVIQLLDFAEAVAMAKRSAEKLFKFLDLYETLKNLILSMDSDLCSTDLMVEIASGGDRVGEAAASIFCDLENSIKSDAARTPVPGGAVHPLTRYVMNYLKYAGEYKDTLEKIFQKHKGNDICSTATSQNEASSTSTSEAATPFCIQVVRVMELLDENLEAKSNLYRDPSLRYIFLMNNGRYILQKVKSCAEIRQVMGDTWCRRRSTVVRQYHKNYQRETWSRVLQCLNQEGLLQMNGGKVNKAAMKERMKTFSTIFEEIHRTQSSWMVSDEQLQSELRVSISAVVIPAYRSFVGRFRQCLDNGKQADKYIKYQPEDIEALLEDLFEGNTTSMSSRRRP, encoded by the coding sequence ATGGAAAAATTATCTCTTGGTGAACACAATAACTTCAGCAAAACTTGTCAAATTCCAACCACCCTGCGTTCCTCATCAGTAAATGATGCAtcttttagaaaaatatactCGAGGAAATATAGTATAGGAGAAGACGTTGAATCGTCTAGTCCGGATGATCTTTTTGGAGATATCGATAGATTCACAAACTTACTTCTGGAAATTGATGACAAGTCATCAGGTCCTCCTGAAACTCCTGATTTCGTGGAGACTTTATCGAAGATGATCGAATCGAAACTAGAGGGTGATGATGCCAAAAGAAAAGTACTTGGAGAAGAGATGAGCGAGGACGATATGTTTTTCATGGAAGCTGTGGCGCACATCTCCAAATTGACAAATGCTTTGAGCCATTTTCCACCATATGCCACCTTGAACAGAACCAGCATGGTGTTACAACGTGCCATGACATTCTTGGAAGAGGAATTTCGGGCACTGTTGGAAGATTCCACAAATTGGTTGGATCAGAATCATAATATATACAAAGCCTTGTCGAATCAAGAAGAACATTCGGATCGCTGCATGCTGCCTAGAGAACCTGATTCTGTCGAATCAGATGATTATCTGGCCTATTCACCGCAAGTCATGacgaaaatgaataaaattgcgACAACCATGGTTTCCGCGGGGTACGAAACCGAATGTTGCCAAGTTTATTCGATATGTCGAAGAAATGCGATCAGGCAGCAAATGGAAAGGCTTGAATTCGAAAAAATCAATATCAACAATGTGGTAAAAATGCCATGGGAATCGCTCGAGGGCGAGATTTCACGGTGGATCAGGGTCGTGAATTTTTATTCACGAGTCATTTTCCCCAGCGAGAAAAAGCTCGGTGAGTTGGTCTTTTCGGAACATCCGCAGTTCTGGCAAAGCCACTTTAGTAACCTCGCTCGCTCAGTGGTGATTCAGCTACTTGATTTTGCAGAGGCGGTGGCAATGGCGAAACGATCTGCAGAAAAGCTGTTCAAATTCCTTGACTTGTACGAGACGCTGAAGAATCTTATTCTATCTATGGACAGCGATTTATGCTCCACCGATTTGATGGTGGAGATTGCATCGGGAGGTGATAGGGTCGGGGAGGCAGCTGCTAGCATATTCTGCGATCTTGAAAATTCTATCAAGAGCGATGCCGCGAGAACACCAGTTCCTGGTGGCGCCGTGCACCCACTAACGCGTTACGTGATGAACTATCTAAAGTACGCCGGTGAGTACAAAGATACATTGGAGAAAATCTTTCAAAAGCACAAGGGGAATGACATTTGTAGTACGGCAACGTCACAGAATGAAGCTTCGAGCACTAGTACTAGTGAGGCCGCAACGCCGTTTTGTATTCAGGTGGTGAGAGTGATGGAACTTTTGGATGAGAATTTAGAAGCCAAATCGAATCTTTACAGAGACCCTTCACTCCGATACATATTCTTGATGAATAACGGAAGATATATACTGCAAAAAGTAAAGAGTTGTGCCGAAATCCGCCAAGTTATGGGGGATACATGGTGCCGGAGAAGATCAACAGTGGTGAGgcaatatcataaaaattatcaAAGAGAGACGTGGAGTAGAGTGCTGCAGTGTTTGAATCAAGAAGGACTGTTGCAAATGAATGGTGGCAAAGTAAACAAAGCTGCGATGAAGGAGAGGATGAAGACATTTAGTACAATATTTGAAGAAATACACAGAACACAGAGCAGTTGGATGGTCAGTGATGAGCAGCTTCAATCGGAGCTTAGGGTGTCCATATCTGCGGTCGTCATACCGGCTTACCGATCCTTCGTTGGCCGGTTCCGGCAATGTTTGGACAATGGAAAACAAGCTGATAAGTACATAAAGTACCAGCCTGAGGATATCGAAGCATTACTTGAAGATCTCTTCGAGGGTAATACTACTTCAATGTCGTCTAGGAGGAGACCCTAA